Below is a genomic region from Algoriphagus halophilus.
CCAATCCCAAACTACAATGGCCCAGGTTTCATACTCGTCTTTGAAGGTATGAATCACTTCAAACCCCACTTTTTGATGTGCTTTTAAAGATCTTGCATTTGAAATAGAAATTTCTGTGATCGCAAAATCATAGTCTTTTTCAAAGGCTTTTCGATAGGCTCCATAGCCACTAAAGAACAATCCTTGTCCTCGGTATTTTTTACCAACACAAACCTGTCCTACGGCCATATAATTATACTCACTTACTTTTTTACCTAGGTAATAAAGTTCATCAAATTGCTCAAACATGGGCACCAACATAGGGACATCATTCCTGGATATTTTGGTCATCGCAAGAAAATAGGCAGCCACATGATCTCCATCTTTTGCGATGATATGAGGTTCGATAGAGTTTAGTGATCCCAACAACTCTAAATTGTGCTGAACTCTTACAAAGCCTTGTTCATTCTTCTCTGATTCTGAGATGTTTTGGATTAGGTTTTCTTCTTGAAGGTCTAAAATCCCTTGGAGATCAGCTTCAGTTTCTGCTTGGCAAACGGTTACCATAAAAAGGAATTAGCTATAGGTTGAGTCTTCTGGTTCTTCGCCCGCGTCTGAGGGTTTGATTTCCATGTTCTCAGGGTTAGAAGGGGCAGGAGGAGTAGTAGGTTCTGTTGGCGGAGTTTCCTCAGGAATATATTTTGGAGGAATTGTCAAATCATTTCCTTCTCTGTTAGCCCGGTAATGTGGAGACATGATTTCTACGCCAGCTTCTGTGAAGGCATCTTGAATACTGGCATGTAAATCAGAGTAACTTTTGGCTGCTTTTTTAGTCTCAATCGTGTAAGCATTGATCTGATAACTCACATAAAAATCATTCAAACTTGTCTGCAAAACAAAAGGTTTAGGCTCTTTGATAATTGTATCCACTTTTAATGCGGCACCGATCAAGAGCTCATGAACTTTGCGCCAGGGTACATCATATCCTATGGTTACAGTACTATGTAAAATTAATCCAGAGCTATTTTCTTCTACGGTATAATTGATAGTATTTCCATTTAAAATGGCAGAATTTGGGATGGTGACTTCTTCATTTTTGATGGTTCGAAGACGGGTGACCAACATTGTTTTTTCAATTACATCCCCAGTAGTATCTCCGATTTTTACACGATCTCCGATTTTAAATGCCCTCATGTAAATGATGACCAGGCCAGCAATTATATTACTGATTGCTGAAGAAGAACCTAAGGAGATTAATAGGCCTAAAAAAACGCTGACCCCTTGGAAGGCAGGAGAATCTGAGCCAGGTAAATAAGGGAAAATCACAATGAATGCGAAGGCATAAATAATGATTTTAATCAAATTGAAAGTAGGCTTTGCCCATTCTGGATAAAAACCTGGAATGCTTAAGTTACCCCTCCCAATTTCGCCCGAAATGAAATTCACAAATTGCCCTATGTAGTAGGTAATGACCACCACCACGATGATCATAAACATGTAGGGAATATATTGTAAGAAAGAGTTAATGATGGATTTTAAGGGGTTGGTGATGTAACCCAATAAGAGCCCTGCAAGATTTTTAGTAGCAGGGAATATACTGAATATAATAGGAAGAGTAAGGTACAGTAATATAATGATGAGGATAATTTTGACGATCCTCATCAATGATTTTAGAAGGCTTTCTTCACGTTCTGCGGAGAGTAATTCAAAGTCTTTGATTTTGATTCCTTTGAAATATTTATGCCATTTGGATAGAATAAAATCAATGGTTTTATTGATGCCTTTATTGATTAAATACACCAATAAGACTACCACTAAAATCACCCCGATAAGCATTCCTGTTCTGGTGATAATCTGTATCAAGGAACGATCCTCATGATTTCTCCTGTAAGATTCTTTAATCGCTTCCAGATATTCCTGGGCCAGCACGCTTTGGTCTTTTTCAAAATAGGAAGCATCCTCTTTTGTGACACTTCCTAAAATCATTTCACCATGCCAAATTTCGATGGCAATATCATCTTGAGTAGTACTTAAAAGAGTGGTGTCAAATACCTCGGTTTCTAGAAGAAGATCTAGCTTGTTGCTGAAATTTTGGGCTCTTTCAGAGGGGGTGAATGGACCTATCTTATTGGCGATGAAGAATAAAGTGTCATTAAAAAACAGTACAGGTTTTTGAATGCTATCAGGATAGTTAATAGAAGTTGAATCTTGATCTTGGGCAAAAACCAATCCCCAGTTCACAACTAATAAAAGAAGTATAGAAATTCTCTTAAAAATTAATATCATAAGTAGGTAATAATTGTAGGTATATCCTTGCTTACTAATTTCTATACCATTCACAGGATTAAATTAAATAAAATTCATCGTTTTCAGTAGATTTGATCAAAAACCATTTAATCATGACTTTTAATAAAGTGTATTATGGACTTTGGGTAGTCCTTTTCGCCTTATTTGCCTTTTGGCAATTCAATGACCCAGACCCTGAAATTTGGGTAAGTATTTATGGGGTAGCAATTATTTTCTGTTTATTGGGTTTTAGGGGTATATTCCCTAAAATACCTTTGACAGTGGTAGTTGCTGCCTGTCTTATCGGTGCGGCCTATTATTGGCAAGGCCATGTAGGAGATTGGGTTTCTCAAGAGGTAGAGCAGCATAATCTCAGTATGAAAAATGATTTCATGGAAGAATCCAGAGAATCATTTGGTCTTATGATTATTACTTTGGTGATGATCCCTGGTTTGATAAAAGCCTGGAAAAAATAATCCCTTACCTTATCTTTTACTTTCTTACCAATGAACCCATGAAAAAAATATCATTATTGACACTTTTAGGAGTGCTTTTCAGTTTGAGTGCATTTAGCCAGCAAGCAGCAAATTTGAAGTCTAATTATTTTGAAATCAGGAAATACTACGCTAATCCTGGGAAGTTGCCTGATTTGATCAAAAGATTTCAGGATCATACAGTAGCTTTATTTGAAAAAAGCGGGATGGAAAATGTGGCGTATTTTGTGCCAGTAGAAAATAATGATAATTCATTGACTTATATATTGGGCTATCCGGATGAGGAAGCGAGAGATAGAATGTGGAATCAGTTTTTGAATGACCCAGAATGGAAAAAGGCTTACCAAGAGTCTATTGTGGATGGGGCTTTGGTTTCCAAAATAGATCAAACCTTTATGACTTTAGCACCAGGCTTAAACGAAATGCCCATGCCAAGTAAAAGTGGTGTGTTCCAATTAAGGGTTTATACCTGTTTAGATGGGAAAATTGATAACCTCATCGCACGATTTAAAGACCATACCCAAGACCTTTTTGCACGTCAAGGTTTAAAGAATTATCCATATTGGATTACTTCCGAAAAAGAGGGAGGCCAGCCCAAGCTTGTATATTTATTAGGTCATGAAGACAAAGCTAAATTTGAAGCTGCATTTCAGAATTTTCTAAAAGACCCAGATTGGGTTGCTGCTAGAGATGCTTCTGAAGCAAATGGAAAAATCGTAGAAAAAGTAGATGCTACCTTCTTTACCACACTACCATTTTCTCCTATGAAATAAAAGATGAAGATTTAATGGAGCAATAAAAAGGCATACATCAGAATGTATGCCTTTTTTGATTTTCATAGTGGGGTCTATTTAATTATCTAGGAAAAGCCGGCGCCAATCCACCGTCCACGTTGATCATGTTTCCGGTTGATTTATTGAGCATTCCGGAAACGAAAGCAAAAGCTGCATCAGCGATGTCGGATGTTTTCACGGCTTCTTTGAGTAAGGTTCTGTTGGCATAATAAGCAGGAAGGTCCTTCACTTCAATTCCATAGGCCTTTGCCCGGTTTTCGGCCCATCCACCTTCCCAGATGTTAGAGTTTTCGATGACTGCATCCGGGTTGACCACATTGACGCGGATCTTGTCCTCACCGAGTTCGGCTGCCATCAATCTGGACATGTGCAGTTGTGCTGCCTTTGCGGTGCCATAAGCCACATTTTTAGGCCCTGCCACCAAAGCATTCTTGCTGACGATATTGACGATGTCCCCACCGAGTCCCTGCTGCTTGAGGATCTTGACTCCCTGCTGGGACACCTCAAACTGTCCCTTGACCAGGATGTCCAGCAGTTTGTTCCAGTCCTCCTCGGTATGTTCTTCCAAAGGCTTGGAGATGGAGATCCCTGCATTGTTGACGATGATGTCCAGTCCGCCGAACTTCAGGCAGATTTCCTGCATGGCTTTTTTGAGGCTTTCGGTATCGGTGACATCCAGGGTAACTCCCAGGAATACATCCTTTCCGTATTTTTTCTGCATTTCCGCTTCGGTCTGTGCAAGTCTTTCCGCATTGATGTCGGTGACCACCACACAGGCTCCTTCCTGTAAATATCGTTCGGCAATGCCTTTGCCGATTCCCCCTGCACTCCCTGTGATCAAAGCGATCCTTCTGGATAGGGGTTTTTCTTTAGGCATGCGCTGAAGCTTGGCCTCTTCAAGCAACCAGTATTCGATGTTGAATGCTTCCTGAAGGGGAAGGGAAACATAAGAGGAAACGGCCTCTGCCCCTCTCATTACGTTGATGGCGTTGATATAGAATTCGGAAGCTACCCTGGAAGTCTGCTTGTCCTTGGCAAAGGAGAAAAGACCTACACCCGGCCACAGAATGATGACCGGGTTGGGGTCACGCATGGCAGGGGAATTGGGATGCTTATGTTTTTCATAGTAATCGGCATACATCTCCCGGTACTTCTGGAATTCGACTTCCAGTTCAGCCTTCAAAGAAGCGGGATCGGAAAGGTCCACATCTGCGGGGATGTCGAGCACCAAAGGGGATATCTTGGTACGGAGGAAGTGATCCGGACAGGAGGTGCCCATGGGTGCAAGTTTGTTCAGGTCGTTGGAATTGATGAACTGCAGTACTACCTCGGTATCGGAGAAGGTACCGACCATTTTCTTTTCGGAGGAAGCCAGTCCACGAAGCACTGGAGCCAGCAAGGCAGCCTGTGAGGCGCGCTGCTCGGCAGGAAGCGATGTGACTTTCTGTCCACCGAATACCGGTCTGTTTTTACCGTAATTGGCCTCCAGGTAAGCCGAGGCGGTTTCGATGACTTCCAAGCTGTTGATATAACACTCAAAAGACGTGTCTCCCCAGGTGAAGAGCCCATGTCCACCGAGCATGATTCCCCGGATCCCGGGATTGTCCTCCAAGGTCTGCTGCAACTGGAGTCCCAGATCGAATCCCGGCTTCTGCCAAGGTACCCAGGCGATCTGTCCGTTCCAGAGTTCCTGGGTGATCTTCTCACCTTCCTTGGAAGCGGCAATGGCAATGGCTGCATCAGGATGGAGGTGGTCAATGTGTTTGAAAGGTAAAAAAGCATGCAAAGGGGTGTCGATGGAAGGTGCTTTGGAGTCCAGATCGTAGATACAGTGGTTGAAAAGGCCCACCATTTCGTCTTCAAACTCAATGCCCCTGTAGATTCCCTGCAGTGCCCGGAGTTTGTCGACATATAGACCGGCCAGTCCGGCCTTGGTGAGTGTTCCGATGTCCCCGCCGGATCCTTTGACCCACATGATTTCCACAGACTCCTTGGTCAGCGGATCTTTTTCAAAAGTTTTGCAACTGGTATTGCCCCCACCGTAGTTGGTGATGCGGAGGTCGGCACCCAGGATATTGGATCTATAGATTAATAGGTCAACTTCGTTTCCTTCCAAAGCGGCAGCCTTTTTATCATCCCATAAAAAGCTGACATGGTTAAATGATTTATTTGTTGTTGCCATGTATTTTGGGTTTTGTCAATATTGTAACATGCAAAACAATTTAATATGGTATATATGGTATGCTGTCCTGTTCTATACTGTATTGAAAGGGTTGAAAAAATGTTATATAAGGTATTTTTATTTTATAAAAGGTCCAAACCAGTCTTTGTTGGGTTTAGAAGAGGTATAATATGTTTGGGATTAATTTATTAAGTGGATTAAAATTTAAAAAAATAAAATTTAAGCGCTGAAAAACAAAAGGTTGCAGAATTTACAGATCTTTTTATTTACTACTTATTATAGTTTTTACATTGATAAGTATACTTTGTTGATAAATATTTAATGTTATTATGTAAATAAAAATAAAATTGTTTTTGTCATATTTCTATCCTGTACTATCCTGCTTGTTTTTTAATATAAAAATTTATTTTAATCAGGATGCGACAGGATAGGTTTGGGTGTTAATAGAAGTTAATTAGTAGAAATTACCGCTTGTTAACATAAAACCCAAGATCTATGAAAAACAATTATTTATTAATAAAGAAGCGATTTTTACTGCTTCTTTTTATTATTCTTTCAACCAGCATTTCGGCCTTTTCTCAGGCTACGAATGTGACCGGTACTGTGAAAGATGAAACAGGAGAAGTTGTACCGGGAGCCACCGTAATGATCAAAGGTACCCAGACAGGTACCGTAACTGATATTGACGGTGTTTTTTCTATTCAAGCAGCCCCAGGAAGTATTTTGGTGATTAGTTTTATTGGATATACGCCTACTGAGGTGGCGGTCCAATCGGGACAAACCAATTACGATGTTACGATTAACACTTCTATGTCGGATTTATCCGAAGTAGTTGTAGTGGGGTATGGTAGCCAAATTAAAAAGGAAGTGACTGGAGCTATTCAATCTATCAGTGAAGATGAATTGAAAGACATGCCAGTTACTACTACGGCACAGAAGTTACAAGGTAAATTAGCAGGGGTTCAAATCAACCAGACTACTGGTAAGCCTGGCCAAGGGATGAACGTAAGAATCCGTGGTCAGCTTTCCGTATCAGGAGGTAGTGATCCATTATACGTAGTGGATGGATTCCCTATTACAGGTGATATTAATACCCTGAACCCTGATGAAATCCAAGATATAACCATATTGAAAGATGCGGCTTCTACCTCTTTATATGGGTCTAGAGCAGCCAATGGTGTGGTTTTGATTACAACTAAAAGAGGAAAAGTAGGGCAAACAAATGTAAACCTAAATGTCTATACAGGATTCCAGAAAGTTCCTGAAAATGGTAGGCTTGAAATGTTAAATGCAGAAGAGTTTGCCCAGTTTA
It encodes:
- a CDS encoding GNAT family N-acetyltransferase, yielding MVTVCQAETEADLQGILDLQEENLIQNISESEKNEQGFVRVQHNLELLGSLNSIEPHIIAKDGDHVAAYFLAMTKISRNDVPMLVPMFEQFDELYYLGKKVSEYNYMAVGQVCVGKKYRGQGLFFSGYGAYRKAFEKDYDFAITEISISNARSLKAHQKVGFEVIHTFKDEYETWAIVVWDWSKN
- a CDS encoding mechanosensitive ion channel family protein — its product is MILIFKRISILLLLVVNWGLVFAQDQDSTSINYPDSIQKPVLFFNDTLFFIANKIGPFTPSERAQNFSNKLDLLLETEVFDTTLLSTTQDDIAIEIWHGEMILGSVTKEDASYFEKDQSVLAQEYLEAIKESYRRNHEDRSLIQIITRTGMLIGVILVVVLLVYLINKGINKTIDFILSKWHKYFKGIKIKDFELLSAEREESLLKSLMRIVKIILIIILLYLTLPIIFSIFPATKNLAGLLLGYITNPLKSIINSFLQYIPYMFMIIVVVVITYYIGQFVNFISGEIGRGNLSIPGFYPEWAKPTFNLIKIIIYAFAFIVIFPYLPGSDSPAFQGVSVFLGLLISLGSSSAISNIIAGLVIIYMRAFKIGDRVKIGDTTGDVIEKTMLVTRLRTIKNEEVTIPNSAILNGNTINYTVEENSSGLILHSTVTIGYDVPWRKVHELLIGAALKVDTIIKEPKPFVLQTSLNDFYVSYQINAYTIETKKAAKSYSDLHASIQDAFTEAGVEIMSPHYRANREGNDLTIPPKYIPEETPPTEPTTPPAPSNPENMEIKPSDAGEEPEDSTYS
- a CDS encoding transmembrane 220 family protein; the encoded protein is MTFNKVYYGLWVVLFALFAFWQFNDPDPEIWVSIYGVAIIFCLLGFRGIFPKIPLTVVVAACLIGAAYYWQGHVGDWVSQEVEQHNLSMKNDFMEESRESFGLMIITLVMIPGLIKAWKK
- a CDS encoding NIPSNAP family protein, which translates into the protein MKKISLLTLLGVLFSLSAFSQQAANLKSNYFEIRKYYANPGKLPDLIKRFQDHTVALFEKSGMENVAYFVPVENNDNSLTYILGYPDEEARDRMWNQFLNDPEWKKAYQESIVDGALVSKIDQTFMTLAPGLNEMPMPSKSGVFQLRVYTCLDGKIDNLIARFKDHTQDLFARQGLKNYPYWITSEKEGGQPKLVYLLGHEDKAKFEAAFQNFLKDPDWVAARDASEANGKIVEKVDATFFTTLPFSPMK
- a CDS encoding bifunctional aldolase/short-chain dehydrogenase; the protein is MATTNKSFNHVSFLWDDKKAAALEGNEVDLLIYRSNILGADLRITNYGGGNTSCKTFEKDPLTKESVEIMWVKGSGGDIGTLTKAGLAGLYVDKLRALQGIYRGIEFEDEMVGLFNHCIYDLDSKAPSIDTPLHAFLPFKHIDHLHPDAAIAIAASKEGEKITQELWNGQIAWVPWQKPGFDLGLQLQQTLEDNPGIRGIMLGGHGLFTWGDTSFECYINSLEVIETASAYLEANYGKNRPVFGGQKVTSLPAEQRASQAALLAPVLRGLASSEKKMVGTFSDTEVVLQFINSNDLNKLAPMGTSCPDHFLRTKISPLVLDIPADVDLSDPASLKAELEVEFQKYREMYADYYEKHKHPNSPAMRDPNPVIILWPGVGLFSFAKDKQTSRVASEFYINAINVMRGAEAVSSYVSLPLQEAFNIEYWLLEEAKLQRMPKEKPLSRRIALITGSAGGIGKGIAERYLQEGACVVVTDINAERLAQTEAEMQKKYGKDVFLGVTLDVTDTESLKKAMQEICLKFGGLDIIVNNAGISISKPLEEHTEEDWNKLLDILVKGQFEVSQQGVKILKQQGLGGDIVNIVSKNALVAGPKNVAYGTAKAAQLHMSRLMAAELGEDKIRVNVVNPDAVIENSNIWEGGWAENRAKAYGIEVKDLPAYYANRTLLKEAVKTSDIADAAFAFVSGMLNKSTGNMINVDGGLAPAFPR